A genomic region of Elaeis guineensis isolate ETL-2024a chromosome 9, EG11, whole genome shotgun sequence contains the following coding sequences:
- the LOC140851717 gene encoding LOW QUALITY PROTEIN: 22.7 kDa class IV heat shock protein-like (The sequence of the model RefSeq protein was modified relative to this genomic sequence to represent the inferred CDS: inserted 1 base in 1 codon), with product MKAPVALVVLLLGLVTLPTKGLMPYARSIWGMMLPSDDPFRIFEQTPFHVPKAMETLARADWKETSQAHVISLDVPGMKREDIKIEVEENRVLRITGERKTEEAVEGEKWHRAEGAXGKFWRQFKLPARADMDSIKAHLMDGVLRVPVPKLAEEKKRQPRMVNIVEESNKG from the exons ATGAAGGCTCCTGTGGCGTTGGTGGTTCTTCTTTTGGGACTGGTGACTCTACCCACAAAGGGTCTGATGCCGTACGCCAGGAGTATATGGGGTATGATGTTGCCCAGTGATGATCCTTTCCGAATCTTCGAGCAGACTCCCTTCCACGTGCCCAAGGCCATGGAGACCCTCGCACGTGCTGACTGGAAGGAGACTTCCCAGGCTCACGTGATCTCTCTCGATGTTCCAG gaa TGAAGAGAGAAGATATCAAGATAGAAGTAGAGGAGAACCGGGTACTGAGAATCACCGGAGAGAGGAAGACTGAGGAGGCGGTGGAGGGCGAGAAATGGCACCGAGCTGAGGGTG CCGGCAAGTTCTGGAGGCAATTCAAGCTTCCAGCGAGGGCTGACATGGACTCCATTAAAGCCCACCTGATGGATGGAGTTCTGAGAGTGCCCGTGCCCAAGTTGGCTGAGGAGAAGAAGAGACAGCCCAGGATGGTGAACATAGTAGAAGAGAGCAACAAAGGGTGA
- the LOC105051562 gene encoding LOW QUALITY PROTEIN: 22.7 kDa class IV heat shock protein (The sequence of the model RefSeq protein was modified relative to this genomic sequence to represent the inferred CDS: inserted 2 bases in 2 codons) has product MKASIALVVLLLGLVALPTKGLMPYARSMWDMMLPSDDPFRIFEQTPLNMPKAMETLSLACADWKETSQAHVISLDVPGVKREDIKIEVEENRPVLRITGERKIEEAVEGEKWHRAERSSGKFCRQFXLPTSADMDSIKAHXEDGVLRVTVPKLAEEKKRQPRVVNIVEESNKVKTPRHPRINLIYA; this is encoded by the exons ATGAAGGCTTCTATAGCTTTGGTTGTTCTTCTTTTGGGACTGGTGGCTCTTCCCACAAAGGGCCTGATGCCGTACGCCAGGAGTATGTGGGATATGATGTTGCCGAGTGATGATCCTTTTCGAATCTTCGAGCAGACTCCCCTCAACATGCCCAAGGCCATGGAGACCCTCTCCCTTGCATGTGCTGACTGGAAGGAGACTTCCCAGGCTCATGTGATCTCTCTCGATGTTCCAG GGGTGAAGAGGGAAGATATCAAGATAGAAGTAGAGGAGAACCGGCCGGTGCTGAGGATCACCGGAGAGAGGAAGATCGAAGAGGCGGTGGAGGGCGAGAAATGGCACCGAGCTGAGAGGAGCTCCGGCAAGTTCTGCAGGCAAT AGCTCCCGACAAGCGCCGACATGGACTCCATTAAAGCCC CTGAAGATGGAGTTCTGAGAGTTACTGTGCCCAAGCTGGCTGAGGAGAAGAAGAGACAGCCCAGGGTGGTGAACATAGTAGAAGAGAGCAATAAGGTGAAGACACCAAGACATCCAAGAATTAACCTTATATATGCTTAG
- the LOC105037707 gene encoding 18.1 kDa class I heat shock protein-like, with translation MKASVALVVLLLGLVALPTKGLMPYARSIWDMMLPSDDPFRIFEQTHFNVPKAMETLALTRADWKETSQAHVISLDVPGVKREDIKIKVEENRMLRVTGEKKAEEEVEGEIWHRAERSSDKFCKQFRLPASADMDSIKAHLEDGVLRVTVPKLTEEKKRQPRVVNIVEESNKGEDIKTSKN, from the exons ATGAAGGCTTCTGTAGCTTTGGTGGTTCTTCTTTTGGGACTGGTGGCTCTTCCCACAAAGGGCCTGATGCCGTACGCCAGGAGTATTTGGGATATGATGTTGCCGAGCGATGATCCTTTCCGAATCTTCGAGCAGACTCACTTCAACGTGCCCAAGGCCATGGAGACCCTCGCCCTCACACGTGCTGACTGGAAGGAGACTTCCCAAGCTCACGTGATCTCTCTCGATGTTCCAG GGGTGAAGAGGGAAGATATCAAGATAAAAGTAGAGGAGAACCGGATGCTGAGGGTCACCGGAGAGAAGAAGGCTGAGGAGGAGGTGGAGGGCGAGATATGGCACCGAGCTGAGAGGAGCTCCGACAAGTTCTGCAAGCAATTCAGGCTCCCGGCGAGCGCCGACATGGACTCCATTAAAGCCCACCTGGAGGATGGAGTTCTGAGAGTGACTGTGCCCAAGCTGACTGAGGAGAAGAAGAGACAACCCAGGGTGGTGAACATAGTAGAAGAGAGCAATAAGGGTGAAGACATCAAGACATCCAAGAATTAA
- the LOC105051561 gene encoding LOW QUALITY PROTEIN: B-box zinc finger protein 22 (The sequence of the model RefSeq protein was modified relative to this genomic sequence to represent the inferred CDS: inserted 1 base in 1 codon), whose product MKIRCDVCERAEAAVLCCADEAALCWGCDETVHAANKLAGKHQRVPLLPRADSTSSSPLPTCDICQEKAGYFFCLEDRALLCRQCDVAIHTASPYVSSHQRFLITGVRVALQHYLTNXSANNTSSSNGNSTSSNTNSSNPTLSSLASNTSLSSKKLQMAPAGLAMEEVEGLRPPWSWNEILDGIDLDQ is encoded by the exons ATGAAGATACGGTGCGACGTGTGCGAGAGGGCGGAGGCGGCGGTGCTGTGCTGCGCCGACGAGGCGGCGCTCTGCTGGGGCTGCGACGAGACGGTCCACGCCGCCAACAAGCTCGCCGGAAAACACCAGCGGGTCCCACTCCTCCCCCGGGCCGACTCCACTTCCTCCTCTCCCCTCCCCACCTGTGATATTTGCCAG gaGAAAGCTGGTTATTTCTTCTGCTTGGAGGACCGTGCTCTACTCTGTAGGCAGTGTGATGTGGCCATCCACACAGCAAGCCCTTATGTATCATCCCATCAGCGCTTCCTCATCACTGGTGTGAGAGTTGCCCTTCAACACTATCTCACCA GCAGCGCTAACAACACTAGTAGTAGCAATGGCAACAGCACTAGCAGCAATACCAACAGCAGCAACCCCACTTTAAGCTCTCTGGCATCAAATACTTCACTTTCAAGTAAGAAGCTGCAGATGGCACCGGCAGGACTTGCTATGGAGGAGGTGGAGGGCTTAAGGCCACCATGGTCATGGAATGAAATCCTGGATGGTATTGACTTGGATCAGTAA